Within the Flavobacterium sp. CG_23.5 genome, the region ATAAATCTTACAGTATCACCACTCTTTAAAAAAGACAAAAAAGTGACAACCCATATCGCTATTGTTGAAGATATTTCATTAAAAAAAGAAGCTGAGAAATCAATCAAAAAAAGTGAAGCCCGATTCAAAAGTCTATTTGAAGATTCACCAATCCCTTTATGGGAAAAAGATTTCTCTGAGGTAAAAAAGTATTTACAGGAACTAAATTTCATCAATAATGACCCAGAAACAATTTCTACGTATTTCCACAAGAACCCTGAAGTAACAGTAAAATGTATTTCTTTAGTTCAAATCATTGATGTCAATGATGCATGTCTTACGCTTTATCAGGTTGAAACCAAAGAGGAAATAGCAACAAGATTTCCTACATTAATAAATACCGACTATTCAAAAGCTTTTGTAAAAATATTAATAGCGATTACGCAAGGTCAAAAACAGGTTTTTATTGATTCTGTGATACAAAATTCAATAGGTGAAAATATCGACGTAAATTTAAGATGGAATATAATTCGAGGATATGAAAAAACATTAGGACGAATAATTGTTTCTACCGAAGATATTACAGAACGAAAAACTTCAGAAAAAATTATTCTCGATTCACAACAAAGGACTGAATCGCTAATCAATACTATTGATGGGATTGTTTGGGAATGCAAAATTGCAACCTTTTCATTTACATTCATCAGTAAAAAAGTAGAAGAAATATTGGGCTACACCTCCGAGGAATGGTTAGCGAGTAAAACTTTTTGGGCAGACCACATCTATTCGGAAGATAGAGAATGGACCATTAATTACTGTGTTTTAAAAACCAATGAAAATTTAAATCATGATTTTGAGTATCGAATGATTGCCAAAAACGGAGCAGTTGTGTGGCTGAGAGATATTGTGACTGTTGTTTTTGAAAATGGTATTGCCATAGGTTTACGTGGTATTATGATTGATATTACTAAGACTAAAAAAGCAGATGAAGATTTGAATAATTCCTTCAATATGGTCACGGAGCAAAATAAAAGACTACTAAATTTCTCTTATATTGTGTCCCATAATCTACGATCGCATACCAGTAATATTTCGTCAATTATGGCATTAATCGAAATGTCAGAATCAGAGGAAGAAAGAAACGAGATGATACAATTATTGAAATCTATCTCTAATTCATTGAATGAAACTATGCTTCATTTAAACGAAGTGATAAATATCAGAACAAATATTGGTTTAGTATCTGAATCACTAAATCTAAAACAATATATTGATACAGCGCAAAATGTCCTTACCGAACAAATAGCCCTAAACAATGTTTCGATTAACACGGTTGTGCCAAATGATGTAATGGTAAATTACAATCCAGCCTATCTCGAAAGTATTTTGTACAATATCATTTCTAATTCCATTCGGTATAGACATCCGGAGCGCAAACCCGTTATTTTAATAAAATGGATTAAGGAAAATGATATGAATGTACTTCAAATTTCAGATAATGGTGTGGGAATTGACCTTGTAAAGAATGCTGATAAAATTTTCGGGATGTATAAAACTTTTAGCAATAACGCAGATTCAAAAGGAATTGGGCTCTTTATTACCAAAAACCAAATTGACGCAATGGGAGGAAATATAACCGTAGAAAGTGAGCCAAATATCGGGACTACATTCAAAATCTACATACAATGAGAAAAAAAACTATCTGGGTTATAGATGATGATGCTATTTACCAAATCATCGTCAATAAAATTATACAAAAATCTGAGATGTTCTCCGCTATTTCATCTTTCAAAAATGGCAAAGAAGCAATAGATGTTGTAACAAATTCATTAAATAACTGTGAATCACTTCCTGATATAATATTGCTCGATATTAACATGCCTATTATGGATGGGTGGGAATTTATGGAAGAATTAGAGACTTTAAAATCATCAATTACTAAACAAATTATTGTTTATATTGTAAGCTCCTCAATTGCAATAGAAGATAAAAACAAATCAAAAACGTACCCCGATATATTGGGATATTTATCAAAACCTATAAACATAAATGATTTAGTATTAATTGCCTCAAATGATTAATGAGAGGAGTTAAACCATTTCTCTTTTTATTTCCTCCAAAGTTCTATTGGTAAAGATTAATTCGTCAATAATTTGTTTTCGTAAAACATCCAAATCATCGTATTCAAAATATTTAGCCCAAGAAGTCAAAGTAAAAAGATTCCTGATTTGTTTAATTTTTTTGGCCGTTTCAAAACTTGTTCTAAGAATGGCCTTCTTATCATAATTAGGATTGTTTTTATGTTGATAGTTGACCGTTTTTTTGATATAATCCGCTTCCAAATAATATAATTCATCCACGTCATTATCAGAATAGAAATTCGACCAAGATGCAAAACCCAATTTAATTTTTGATTCGGATTCCGGTTCTAAAGGTTCTAAACGCCATTTACTATTGGCCAATCGACCCCAATGATTTGACAAACGATACATTCCAGATTTAGAATAATAATAACTACTCCCCGATTTACTTTGGTATTGCACTACCAATCCTTTTAAACTGCTTGACGACACTTCATGGAACACACAAAAGGTGTTTTTAAATGAATTAGGATTGGGACGAAAAATTTTTTCCATAAAACAAAGGTAATCAGAAAGTCTAAAATAGAACAAGACAAAAAATATTTGATTAACTTTGCCAACTTGAATTTCAATAAAAAAATAGATTATGACCAAAGCTTCAGAAGAAAAAATGTTACAAAAAGGAATATATACCGGAATAATTGAAAAAGATGAAAACAACAATTTTTTTTGTGGTGAATATCTTTTAGATTACAAAATGGTTATGGCTAAACACGCTGTTGGCGATATGATTACAATCAAATCCATAATAGAGAATCCAAGTGATATTAGCTATAATAAATATCAGAAAAAGTCAAAAAACTTTGATAAAGCAAATAATAAACCACAACAATAAAAAGTTTGCAGCCCTCTTTTTTCTTTCAATAACCATAAATAACACCCACTTTTTTTTGAATATTTTTTCGTCATAAACTAAAAAGTTAAAAAAAAGTGTACCTTTGCAAAAAATTTGTCGATTTTGAAATCAAATTATATTGATTTTATATTAAAAGACAAGTAGTTACAATATTTATGAAAAAAATAGTTGAATACCGCAAACTGCTAAATGTAGACAAAACTGCAGAGCTTAAAGATTTGAAAACAATTTACCGTAACGCTATGAAAGAGGCGCATCCTGACAAATTTCAGGGCGACGAAGCTGGATTAAAAGCGGCGGAAGAAAATAGTAAAAAAATTATTGAAGCGTATCATTTCTTGGTAAGCATCAATCCAGAAACGCTAAAACAAAACTTACCAGAATATACAGAAACAATTGCTACCGCAACAATTTCAGATTATAAGTTTGTTGAAGGTAGATTAATTATAAACTTTTCTAATGGTAGTGTATACGAATATATTAGTGTTCCAAAAGCAACTTATGTGAAAATGGTTAATGCAGATTCTCCTGGAAGATTTGCAAAAAGACATATTCTTAATTCTTTTACTTGGAGAAAAACAATTAACCAAGATTAATTTTTTTAAGAAAAAATATTCTGAGCACCCTCCAAAAAGGGTGCTTTTTTATTTCAAAACTGTTTTGAAAACTGTTCTTTACAACCATTTAAAAAAAACAAACTTGCATAATACACTTATTTGTAATATTTTAGCTTCCCCAAATAATTATAAACCTACAAATAACAATTATGAATGACCCTTGCCAATTATTTAAATCCCAATATAAAAAAGCAAAAGAAATGCTGGATATTCTGCAAAAACAGAAATCTGAAATAGAATATAATCTTGAATCGAATCCTATATCTGCTGATTTAAACAAACAATTAAGGGAAATTAATTTAGACATTAAGATTACTGTAAATGAATTAGAACATGCTAATTACAGTATTGAAAAATGTGAAATTAATCAATCTAACTTGATATAAGAAGCCCAACAACGTTGGTTGTTTAAATTTTTAATTACTCTTTAATTTTAATTTCTCTAAAGGTTTTTATTATTTTAGGACATCTCGTGTAGCTATATTTTGCATAATCATAAGTAAAAAACACTTATGTTTCATTCTAAAATTTTAATAATCAATACGTTGCAAATCTGTAGTTTTTTTTAAAATCACTTCGTAATAAAAACTCAAATTATTCCTTTTTTATAGGTTTCAGATCCTTATTAAGAATAAAAAACTATAACAAAAATTTATGTACTAAAATTATTTATAATTTATTTTTTTAAATACTTTTGCTGACTTAACTTAATTAACTAATTAATAATGAAAAAAATAATTTTATTACTTTCGGCTACTGTTGTTTTAATTTCTTGTAGCAAAGTTGGCAAAGGTGAATACCTAATTTCAGGGACTGCAACAGGAATTGAAAATGGTAAAACTATCATTCTACAAACTCAAAATGAAAATGGTCAAGGAATGATTGCAAAAGATACTGTAAAAGTTGAAAATGGCAAATTTGAAATGAAAGGAAAAATTACAGAACCATCCTTTTATACTATTCAATTAGAAGGTGCACAAGCTCCATTGCCATTCATTTTAGAAAATGGAGAAGTTACTATCGCAATAAATAAGGATAGTGTCCAAAATTCTAAAGTTTCAGGAACATATAACAATGATGAATATGTGACTTTCAATAAGGACATTACTAAAGTTCAAAAGAAATTAGTGGATTTCCAAAGCAAAAACATGCAAGCAATGAACGCTGCTCAACAATCCAAAGATACTGTTGTAATCAATGGATTAATGAAAGAGTTTTCTAAGATTCAACTTGAAGTTGGAGAAGCTTCAAAAGCTAAATATGTAGCTTATGCTGAAACTCACCCAAAATCATTTATTTCTGCTTTAATCATCCAAGGAATGTTAAACGATCCTACTGCCGATGTTAAAAAATCAGAAAAAATATTCAATAGTTTAGATGAGTCTTTAAAAAGTACTAAACCAGGTAAAGCAATTAAAACAAGACTTGCTGAATTGAAATCTCCTGCAATGGGAGCGACTCCACCAATGGCGCCTGCTGCTCCTGCAGCTGAAGCTAAATGAAGAGCAGATTTTTCTGGACCAAATCCTGAAGGGAAAATAATTTCCTTGAAAGAATGTTTAGGAAAAGTTACCATTGTTGATTTTTGGGCATCTTGGTGTGGTCCTTGTCGTCAAGAAAACCCTAATGTTGTGGCAATCTATAAAGATTTGCATGCCAAAGGTCTGAATATTGTTGGTGTGTCATTAGATAAAGATGCTAAAGCTTGGAAAGAAGCTATTGCAAAAGATAAATTGACTTGGAATCATATTTCAAATTTAAAATTTTGGGATGAACCAATTGCAAAGCAATATAAAGTGGAATCAATTCCTGCCACTTTCATTCTTGATGCGTCAGGAAATGTGGTTGCAAAAGATTTAAGAGGCGATGAACTAAGAGCGAAAATCATGGAGCTTTTAGCTAAATAAGCTGAATTATTCGAATAAACTAAAAAATCTCCCTAGTGGAGATTTTTTTATTTTATTCACTACCAATGCTTTAAAAATAATACTAAAATTAAGTTTAAATTTAGTTTGGAAACTTCAAAACAGTTTTTATATTTGCACCCGGTTAGCACAATAAGCAATGCTTGTTGAGTCTTGGGGAGATACTCAAGCGGCCAACGAGGGCAGACTGTAAATCTGCTGTGTAAACTTCGCAGGTTCGAATCCTGCTCTCCCCACTAAAACGTTTCAAGAAATTGAAACGTTTTTTTTATATAAAAATAATCCGCAAAAATCGCAGGTTATCCCGAAGTATCGGGACTGCTCTCCCCACTAGAACGTTTCAAGAAATTGAAACGTTTTTTTTATATAAAAACAACTATTTTATTAAGCCAGTCTTCTGGTTTAATAAAAAAGAAAAAGTCCCTTCTCATTCTAAAAAATGAGACGGGACTTTTCTACTGATTTTTTTATTTTTCTATTCTAAAATAAAACTCACACTAACATTTGAAGTAATGTTGATTTCTCCTAGTGCAAGAGTTTCTCTTGGAGCTTTCATATCGCTCATTTCAGCTGATTTCATGGCCATATAAACAGGCTGTGGGTAATACGGTTGTGAATTATCCGATATAGTCATAGCACGACCTACTTTTTGTCCTAAAACAGAAACATAGTCCTCCGCTTTCATTTTGGCCTCTTTCATGGCTAACTTTCTGGCTTCTGATTGGTACTGCGCTAATTTTGAAGATTGAAAAGTCACATTGTCTATTCTGTTTATTCCTTGCTCTACTAAACCGTCCATCAACCCATCATATTTTGATAAATCTTTTAATAAAATTTCAACAGTTTGCGTTGCATTATAGCTGTGTTTCTTTTTTTCATAATCGTATTGCGGATTCAAAGACACGCGTTGGGTTCTATAATCAGCGGGATTTAAATTCATACTTTTTATAAACTTTAAAACCGCCTCCATTTTTTGGTCATTATCCCTTTTAACATCTTTGGCATTATTTCCCTTAGTTTCAATGGTAGCTAAAATCGTAGCCTGATCTGGCACTACTTTAACTTTTCCTTCTCCGTTTACAGTGATTTGTGGAATTTGTTTAATTTCTTGACCATAAGACATCGTCAGAAATAGAATCGATAGAATTAGTGCTGCTTTTTTCATCTAAATAATATTTGATTGTTTTGTTGTAATATTCTTTCAAAAGTTATGCCATTATAATTTTCCCATTTTTTCCATTACAAAAAGAATAACAATAGGAATAGCTAATAAAACTACCATTAAGGTATGATCTACGAATAATTGCGGTTCTTTTATCAGTGTGATCACATAACCTCCAATAGCACCTCCAAAATGGGCCGTGTGACCAATATTGTCATTCTTGGCCCTCATGCCGTAAATAGAATACAATAAATAAAGGATTCCAAAAAGATAAGCTGGAATAGGAATTACAAAAAACAAACCCAGCATCATATCCGGTTGCAATAAAATTGCCGAATATAAAACACCAGTAACCGCACCCGATGCTCCTACGGCTCTATAACTATAATCGTTTTTATGCAAAAGCATGGTTAACAGACTTCCGAAAACCAAACTTGCGGCATAGACCAAAACAAATGATAAACCACCTAAATATCCAATCACTACAGGAGCAAAAAAATAAAGAGTCATCATGTTAAAAATTAAATGGGTCATATCCACATGCAAAAAACCAGAGGAAACCATTCTAATTTGTTCGCCAGCACGAATGCTACCAACATGAAATTCATACTTTCTAAAAAAAGAAAGGTCATTAAAACCTTTGTAACTTATTAAAACATTGGCAACAATTATTCCTATTAAAATAACATCCATAAAGTCTATTTATTGTGAATTGTAAATGTAGTGATTCTCTTAGACCTCAGCAGTAAGTGTTCAAAATATAAATGGATATTCATTTTTGCGTTATATTTGCAAGAAAAAATTACTGAATGCAATTTCTTATATTTATAATAGCCTATCCGTTTCTTTGGATTATTTCAATTCTTCCTTTTCGCATTTTTTATTGGTTATCTGATGTGGTGTATTTTATCGTCTATTATATCATTGGTTACAGAAAAAAGGTGGTCAGAGAAAATTTAGCTTTGGCATTACCTTATCTAAGTGCTGCGGAACGACTTGTCATCGAGAAAAAGTCATACCACCATTTATGTGATATGTTTATGGAAATGTCAAAAACCATGACTATATCCTCTGAGGAAATGAACAAAAGATTCGTCATAACTAATCTGGAGGTTATGAAGGACTATGAAAAAAAAGGTAAGAGCATCATACTTTTGGCTTCCCACTATGCAAGTTGGGAGTGGATGATTACACTTAATCAAAAAATAACGTACAAAGGCGTAGGGGTTTATAAAAAAATAAGCAATAAATATTTCGATAAACTTATTAGAGATATTCGATCAAAATACAATACTGAATTAGTCGTTACAAACAAATCGATCCCGTTGATTGTCAATAATCAAAAACATGGAATCCTTTCTCTATATGCATTAATCAGTGATCAATCCCCAAAAGCCGACAGAATATTTCATTGGGATACCTTTATGGGAATCGAAGTTCCAGTGCATACGGGAGCTGAAATGTTAGCCAGAAAATACGATTTGAATGTCGTTTTTTTAAA harbors:
- a CDS encoding lysophospholipid acyltransferase family protein, with amino-acid sequence MQFLIFIIAYPFLWIISILPFRIFYWLSDVVYFIVYYIIGYRKKVVRENLALALPYLSAAERLVIEKKSYHHLCDMFMEMSKTMTISSEEMNKRFVITNLEVMKDYEKKGKSIILLASHYASWEWMITLNQKITYKGVGVYKKISNKYFDKLIRDIRSKYNTELVVTNKSIPLIVNNQKHGILSLYALISDQSPKADRIFHWDTFMGIEVPVHTGAEMLARKYDLNVVFLKVKKVKRGYYQATLIPITDNPKSVPDFGITHTFIQEVEKQINEAPEYYFWTHKRWKHRR
- a CDS encoding PAS domain S-box protein, which produces MKSAIKRSKFITWFLNKPKTTGLIIFIFMSCIVGYIVYQQYRIIKEDERREMDNTLQIVYQNIEQSLKNCYTTTLTLALTINNKGIPENFDNIGKKLLESNHSISAVQLVPNGVIKYTYPKKENESALNLNILTTPYLRDEALKSIKTQKMYFAGPLKLKQGGVGIVGRFPVFQNNKFWGFSAVIMKFKDLLEFSGSNNINNSKYYFQLSKKNPVTQKEIYYLPNKSDFSKKYNISVSIPDGNWKLYLISKHQNYLYSQILIPGIIGLIVAALFGFLIYTLLKIREELQSLVTIQATKLLNSEIKFEAIFDQAAVGIAHIDSFTGNFIEINNQYCKLLGYSEQEMKERNFQSVTHPEDLEEDLMNFEKLRDGKIAAYSMEKRYCTKAGAVVWINLTVSPLFKKDKKVTTHIAIVEDISLKKEAEKSIKKSEARFKSLFEDSPIPLWEKDFSEVKKYLQELNFINNDPETISTYFHKNPEVTVKCISLVQIIDVNDACLTLYQVETKEEIATRFPTLINTDYSKAFVKILIAITQGQKQVFIDSVIQNSIGENIDVNLRWNIIRGYEKTLGRIIVSTEDITERKTSEKIILDSQQRTESLINTIDGIVWECKIATFSFTFISKKVEEILGYTSEEWLASKTFWADHIYSEDREWTINYCVLKTNENLNHDFEYRMIAKNGAVVWLRDIVTVVFENGIAIGLRGIMIDITKTKKADEDLNNSFNMVTEQNKRLLNFSYIVSHNLRSHTSNISSIMALIEMSESEEERNEMIQLLKSISNSLNETMLHLNEVINIRTNIGLVSESLNLKQYIDTAQNVLTEQIALNNVSINTVVPNDVMVNYNPAYLESILYNIISNSIRYRHPERKPVILIKWIKENDMNVLQISDNGVGIDLVKNADKIFGMYKTFSNNADSKGIGLFITKNQIDAMGGNITVESEPNIGTTFKIYIQ
- a CDS encoding response regulator, giving the protein MRKKTIWVIDDDAIYQIIVNKIIQKSEMFSAISSFKNGKEAIDVVTNSLNNCESLPDIILLDINMPIMDGWEFMEELETLKSSITKQIIVYIVSSSIAIEDKNKSKTYPDILGYLSKPININDLVLIASND
- a CDS encoding KTSC domain-containing protein codes for the protein MKKIVEYRKLLNVDKTAELKDLKTIYRNAMKEAHPDKFQGDEAGLKAAEENSKKIIEAYHFLVSINPETLKQNLPEYTETIATATISDYKFVEGRLIINFSNGSVYEYISVPKATYVKMVNADSPGRFAKRHILNSFTWRKTINQD
- a CDS encoding SIMPL domain-containing protein; amino-acid sequence: MKKAALILSILFLTMSYGQEIKQIPQITVNGEGKVKVVPDQATILATIETKGNNAKDVKRDNDQKMEAVLKFIKSMNLNPADYRTQRVSLNPQYDYEKKKHSYNATQTVEILLKDLSKYDGLMDGLVEQGINRIDNVTFQSSKLAQYQSEARKLAMKEAKMKAEDYVSVLGQKVGRAMTISDNSQPYYPQPVYMAMKSAEMSDMKAPRETLALGEINITSNVSVSFILE
- a CDS encoding rhomboid family intramembrane serine protease, whose amino-acid sequence is MDVILIGIIVANVLISYKGFNDLSFFRKYEFHVGSIRAGEQIRMVSSGFLHVDMTHLIFNMMTLYFFAPVVIGYLGGLSFVLVYAASLVFGSLLTMLLHKNDYSYRAVGASGAVTGVLYSAILLQPDMMLGLFFVIPIPAYLFGILYLLYSIYGMRAKNDNIGHTAHFGGAIGGYVITLIKEPQLFVDHTLMVVLLAIPIVILFVMEKMGKL
- a CDS encoding DUF4369 domain-containing protein is translated as MKKIILLLSATVVLISCSKVGKGEYLISGTATGIENGKTIILQTQNENGQGMIAKDTVKVENGKFEMKGKITEPSFYTIQLEGAQAPLPFILENGEVTIAINKDSVQNSKVSGTYNNDEYVTFNKDITKVQKKLVDFQSKNMQAMNAAQQSKDTVVINGLMKEFSKIQLEVGEASKAKYVAYAETHPKSFISALIIQGMLNDPTADVKKSEKIFNSLDESLKSTKPGKAIKTRLAELKSPAMGATPPMAPAAPAAEAK